TGGGCTTGCGTTAATTTTGGGGCTCATGGCTGTAGCGTTTTATCACGACATCATGCGGCTCTAGTCGCAACAGTGTTAGTTACATAACAAGAAAAGAAGATCGATTTGTTGACATTTTATATCCCTATGAAGCGTATTTTGCTGTTTTTATCGCTGACCTTTTCTACAGCGTCTGCACTTTCCCAAGAGTTTGAGGTTGCCGATATTCGCCTGGAAGGCCTGCAACGGGTTTCTGCAAGCCCGGTGTTTGCGGCTATGCCTGTTCAAGTCGGCGATTCCATTGATTCGGAAAATGTTCGGCAAATCATTCGTGATCTTTTTGCCACTGGTTTTTTCACCAATGTTCAGGTTGCCCGGGAAGGCAATGTGTTAATCGTGATTCTGCAGGAACGCCCCTCGATCAAAAAAATCGAAATCGAGGGTAACAAAGCGATTAAAACCGAACAACTCACCGACGTGATGGACGAAAACAAGCTCAAGGAAGGTGAGATTCTGCAGCAAGACCTGCTGCAGGCAATCACCCGTGAGTTGGAACGCCAGTATGTTGGACGCGCCAGGTACGGTGCTTCTGTCGAGGCCAAAGTTGAAGACTTACCTAACAATATGGTGAGCCTGACTATTGAGGTTGACGAAGGCAAGCCCGCAAAAATCAAACATTTAAATATTGTCGGCAACACAGTTTTTAGCGACAAAGAGCTGCGCCGCCAGTTTGACTTAACCACCTCGAAATGGAACTCATTTTTCACGAGCTCCGACCAGTACGCTCGCGAAAAATTGACCGGTGACATCGAAAAACTGGAATCTTTTTACCTTGATCGTGGTTACCTGGATTTCGAAGTACTTTCCAGTCAGGTGTCTATCAGCCCAGACAAAACACAGGTATTTATCACCCTTAATATTAATGAAGGTGAGATTTATACCGTGAAATCCATCGATATCGCTGGTGACCCGATTATTCCCGAGGAGCGTATGCGTCGCCTGGTTTTACTTCGTGAGGGTCGTACCTTCTCGCAGCGGGACATGACAGATACCTCGGAATATCTCACTACCATGATGGGTAATTCCGGCTATACCAATGCCAAAGTAGAAGGCATTCCCGAGAAAAACCCGGACGATAAAACCGTAGATGTAACCTTTTTTGTTGACCCGGGTCAGCGCGTGTATGTTCGTCGAGTGAACTTCAGCGGCAATACAAAGACCAGTGATGAAGTGGTACGTCGAGAGATGCGTCAGCTCGAGAGCGCATCGGCATCTAACGCAAAAATAGAGCAGTCCAAGGTGCGTCTTGAGCGTTTGGGTTACTTCAAAACTGTCGAAGTGGAAACCAAAGATGTGCCGGGAACTGACGACCTGATCGACGTGGAATACAATCTCGAAGAGCAGCCCTCGGGCACGATTCAGGCGAGCGTTGGTTATGCACAGACCACTAAATTGAATCTCAGTGTATCTGTGCAGCAAAACAATTGGCTGGGCACCGGCAAACAAGTGAGTTTTGGGGTGAATAAAAACACCTACCAAACCATGTACAGCTATAGCTACACCGATCCTTATTTTACCCCCGATGGCGTCAGCCGCGGATTTAGCGCGTTTTACCGTACCCGGGATTACGAAAAAATTAATGTGTCCCGCTACTCAACCGATGCTTACGGTGGCGATGTAACTTTTGGATATCCAATTTCAGAAATTTCGCGCCTGGGTTTCGGTTTCGGGATTATTCATCAGGACATAAGAACCGGCGCTTCTGCACCGCAGGAAATTATCAGCAGTCCCAAAATTTACTATGGCACTAATTATGTTTCCCAGTCTGACTGGGAAACGGGAATCGCCGGTAGTAACGGTATCCCGACCTCAAATGGTAACTACCAGGAATTCCAGTTTCCTGTGTACCAGCTCACTGAGGATATGCTGATAGGCTCTTATCCTGGCTTTATTGACTTATATGGCGATACCTTCACCAGTGGTACCCTGAAGCTCAATTGGAGCCGGATGACTTTGAATCGGGGAATTCTTGCGACGCGCGGCAGCATGCAGCGCCTTTCAGCAGAGTCGACCTTTCCTGGCAGTGAAATGGAGTATTACAAACTCACGTACACAGGGTCGATATACTTCCCGTTGGGCAATGACTTCACGCTGCGGTTTAAAACCCGACTTGGTTACGGTGATGGCTTTGGCAGCATGGATGAACTGCCCTTCTTCGAAAACTACTATGCTGGTGGATTTGGGTCGGTTAGAGGCTTCCAACGCTCTACCCTGGGTCCGCGGGGAACACCCTCAATTTCCTACGATGTCGCACGCGCCAGACATACAGGTTGGGAAGACCTCAACCGAGATGGTTTACCTTACTCTTCTGGAATATACCCGCAGGTGCCGGAATTGGGTGGCGGCGCTTATGTGCGATGTGATGACCCAACGTCACCAACTATACGGCAGGCCTTCGGTGGCGCACGGGTAATTTGTGAACCTGGCAAAATTATGGCTGTTGAAACAGGTTATCCGACATCAATTGGGGGTAACATACTCACGGAATTTTCCACAGAGCTAATTTTGCCCATTCCATTTATAGAAGATACCAGTCAAATGCAGTTGGTAGCATTTGTGGACGCCGGTAACGCATTTTCGGGCTACTGTCGCGATGATCCCTATGATCGTTTGAACTGTCACGAGCCTGATATAAATCGCCTGAGTTCTGCTTATGGGTTGGGGTTTACGTGGATTTCAGGTTTTGGGCCAATGACTTTCAGTTATGCGCTACCGCTGCATAGAAATGAGAGAGACGAAGTTGAGTACTTCCAGTTCTCCTTCGGTACAGGCTTTTAATACACTAAAAAGAGAGAAAACGAATGACTATTAAGCAATTGCTCGCGGGAGTTACATTCACCTTGATGGCAGCAGCTGCCAGTGCAGATCACGTTGCTATCTTTGATCCGCAAGGTGCGGTGTTACAAACCAAGCGCGCGGCGAAAGTGATGGACACACTCAAGAAGAACGAGGAGTACACGGCACTAACCACGCAAGTCGAGAGCCTTCAGGCCGACCTGAAAGCGATGGCGAAAGAACAGGAAACCAAAGGGATGACCTGGAGTCAGGAACAGTCAATGGAACATCGCAAGAAAATGGAATATGTTCAGGCGGATCTGCAATTGGCTGTAAAAAAACTACAGGCGGAAAACTCTGCGGTGATGAACCGTTTGATGCAGGAGTCTCAACAAAATTTGCGTGAAATTCTTAGTAAATTGGTACAAACAGACGGTATCGATATTGTAATTCCGGCGCAAGGGGTTATTTATGCGAACCCGAAATCTGATATAACCGCTAAAGTAGCCGCTGAATTAGATAAGCTCGACAAGTAATCGCAGCGGCATTGTAGTTGGGTTATGTGCAAGCACTGAGAGGCCAGAGTCGTGTCAAGTGATTCCAATCAGACCCTAGAGGCTTTGGCAAACTTCCTCGGTTGTAACTATGAAGGGGATGGCGCATATCACGTGGATAATATCGCCTCCCTGGAGAGTGCATGCTCTACTGATGTGACGTTTGTTGCGCAGGAAAAATACCTGAAGCAATTGGCCGATTGCCGTGCTGGTATCGTTGTTCTCAAGCCTGAACATAACAATGAGTTTAGTGGTAACAAACTCCTGGTGAGCGATCCGTATTCGGCTTATGCAAGGCTCAGTAGCCTGTTTGACCCGAGAACTAAAACTTCGCCCGGCATTCATCCCAGCGCAATTGTCGATTCATCCGCGACTCTGGGAGAAGGGGTTGCTGTTGCTGCAAATTGCGTTATTGGCGCAAATGCCAACATTGGCGCCGGAACTGAGCTCGGGATAGGCTGCGTGGTCGCCGCCAACACCCGAATTGGTGCTGATTGCCTGTTACACGCCAACGTTACTCTCTATGAACACGTGATGGCGGGAGATCGGGTGATCATACACAGTGGCGCGGTTATCGGCTCTGATGGTTTTGGATTTGCGCCGAGTAAAGAACACGGCTGGGTAAAAATTCATCAGTTGGCTCGCGTTATTATTGGCAACGATGTTGAGATTGGTTCCAATAGCAGTATTGATCGTGGCGCGTTACACGACACAGTAATCGAGAACGGTGTCATTATCGATAATTTGGTGCATATTGCCCATGGCGTATGCATCGGGGAAAACACGGCAATCGCAGCCTGTGTTGGTATAGCAGGTAGTACAACGGTTGGTAAAAATTGCACAATCGCCGGCGCAGTCGGCATCACTGGTCACATAAACATTGCCGACAACACTCACTTTCTCGGTGGAACCATCGTTTCCAAGGGCAACACTGAGCCCGGCGTTTTTGGGTCGGCACCGCGATTGCAGAGTGCGCGCGAGTGGCGCCGAAACGCAGTGCGCTATACTCAGCTTGACGACCTTGCAGAACGCATAAAAAAACTCGAAAAGTCCACCAAATAATTCAAATTAACATTTAGTAATAAAAGCAAAGTCACCAAAAATTTGGTGATTGGGGAATATTCTTATGAGCGACATTCTTGAAATCCGTAAATACCTGCCACATCGCTATCCGTTTTTGTTGATCGATCGTGTGGTGGATTTTGTGCCTCATGAATCAATCGTCGCCTATAAGAATGTTTCGATCAATGAAGAAGTTTTTCAGGGGCATTTCCCGGATTTTCCAGTATTTCCTGGAGTGCTGCTTGTTGAGGCGATGGCACAAGCCTGTGGAATTTTAGGCTTTAAAAGCTTAAACAAAACTCCGGCGGAGGGTTCTATTTACCTGTTTGCGGGAATCGATAATGTGCGCTTTAAGCGTCAGGTTGTGCCGGGTGATCGCGTTTATTTTGAATGTAAGGTTGTTTCCGCGAAACGCGGCATCTGGAAATTCGATTGTGTGGCCAAAGTTGATGACCAGTTGGTGACCAGTGCTACCATCATGTGCGCTGATCGGCCAGTTGGTTAAAACCTCCAGCAGAAAAAGGCGGTTGCCATGAGTGAACCCTTAATATCCGAGCATGCTCTCATACATCCCACCGCGAAGTTAGGGGAGGGGGTTAAAGTTGGGCCATTTACGACGATCGGGCCTGATGTTGTTATTGCCGACGGAACAGAAATTAATTCCCACGTTGTTGTCAAAGGGCCTACATGGATTGGTAAAAATAATAAAATATTTCAGTACTCTACCATCGGCGAAGATACCCCAGACCTGAAATACAAAGGTGAACCGACTCGCCTGGTGATTGGTGACAACAATACCATTCGAGAAGGCGTCACCATCCATCGTGGCACGATTCAGGACCGCAACGAAACGACCATCGGTGACAACAACCTGATTATGGCTTATGTGCATATTGGTCACGACAGCGTAGTCGGTAACAACTGCATTTTCGTGAACAATGCCAGCCTTGCCGGGCACGTTTGGGTGGGCGACTGGGCAATTTTAAGCGGTTACGTGTTGGTTCATCAGTTTTGCCATATTGGCGAGCACAGTTTTGCCGGGATGGCGGCAGGCGTTGCCAAAGATATTCCCGCGTATGTCATGGTAACTGGTGCGCCCGCTTCAGCGCGCAGTATCAACCTAGAGGGCTTAAAGCGTCGCGGTTTTAGTAAAGAAGATATGGCCACGCTTACACGTGCGTTTAAAACAATATATCGCCGCGGTCTGACACTCGAAGAAGCACTTGCTGAGCTGGAATCGCAAGCTCCTGACGCACCCTGCTTGACACCTCTGATTGAGTCGCTAAAAAGCTCCACACGGGGCATCGTGCGCTGATGGCAGCGACAGCTATTCAAGATTCTCTGAATATACAGCGCGTCGGGATTGTGGTTGGAGAGTCCTCCGGTGATACCCTGGGCGCTGGTTTGATGCGCGAATTGAAAGCACAATTTCCCGATTGTAAGTTTGAAGGTGTTGGCGGCCCAAAGATGCTCGCCGAAGGATTTGATTCGCTGTTTAAAATGGACCGACTCGCTGTAATGGGCTTGTTCGAGCCGTTAAAACGGTTGCCTGAATTACTGCGCATGCGCAGAGATTTGCGCGAGCACTTCATCGCAAACCCGCCGGATGTTTTTATCGGCATTGATGCCCCGGATTTTAATCTCACTCTGGAACAACGTATTCGCGAAGCAGGAGTAACAACAGCGCACTACGTGAGCCCATCGGTTTGGGCATGGCGTCAAAAGCGGGTGTTCAAAGTTGCGAAAGCGGTCGATTTAATGCTCACGCTGTTTCCGTTCGAGGCGCGATTTTACGAGGAGCACAATATTCCAGTGAGGTTCGTCGGGCATACCCTTGCGGATCAAATTGAGATGCGCGTTGACGCTGAGCAGGCGCGCTCAGAATTAGGCTTAACTCAAACCCATAAAACATTTGTGGCTTTGTTGCCAGGCAGCCGCGCGGCAGAGGTAAGAATGTTGGGGCGCACATTTTGTGAAGCCGCACAGTTGTGTTTGCAACAGCGCGGCGATCTGCATTTTCTAATTCCTGCCGCTAACGCTAAGCGCTACGCGCAACTGCAACAACTTCTACGCGAGTTTCCTGAACTTCCTGTCACGCTTTTTCAGCAGCACTCGCATCAGGTGATGGCAGCATCTGATGCGCTGATTATTGCATCGGGCACTACGGCCCTGGAAGCCATGTTGTTAAAACGACCGATGGTGATTGCTTACCGTTTGGCAAAACTGACTTACATGATAGTGTCGCGGATGGTTAAAGTACGTTTTTTTGGGCTCCCCAATTTACTAGCGGGTCGGCAACTCGTTCCAGAACTACTCCAGGAAGGCGCCAATCCGGAATCAATTAGCCAAGAACTTATGAAGTATCTAAGCGATCGCAGCGCAGCCGCTGCGCTCATTTCAGAATTTGACGCAATGCACGAGTCATTACGTAAAAATGCTGATCACGCTGCGGCGATGGCAATTTGCGAATTGGTCGCTCGTAAAAAAGGCGTTTTTTTTTACGAGGAACCTGTCGGTGATTAAGCTTAGCGCGGGCGTCGATGAAGTGGGACGGGGGCCTCTGGCGGGCAAGGTGGTTGCCGCTGCTGTTATTTTGCCGGAGAACCACAACATAGTCGGACTGGCTGATTCAAAAAAATTATCAGAAAAAAAAAGAGATAAGCTGTTCGATGAAATAAAAATGCATGCGATAAGTTGGAATATTGCTTCTGCGACTGTCGAAGAAATTGACGAAATAAATATATTGCACGCGAGCTTACTGGCGATGAAGCGCGCCGTAGAAAATTTAAGTGTGCAACCAGAGTATGTGTTAGTTGACGGTAACCGCTTGCCGCAATGGAATTACGAATCGGAAGCTGTTGTTAAAGGCGATAGCAAAGTTGAATCGATCAGTGCTGCTTCAATACTGGCTAAGGTAACTCGTGATCGTGAAATGGTTATGCTTGATGCAAAATATCCCGGCTATGGCTTTTCGGGCCACAAAGGCTACCCTACAAAACTTCACCTCGATGCTTTAAATCGCCTCGGACCCTGCGAGATTCACCGTCGCAGCTTTGGGCCTGTACGCGAATTGTTGTCGCAAAAAGAACTTTTTTAAAAAATATTACGGCTCACTAAATATTATTTTTTCATAAATTAAACGCTTGTAAGTGGTTAACCTGCTAAAAATACGTCGTTTTGAGTAATCATGCGCCAATTGCGTCTTAAATCAGATGCGTTCGTCTGATTAATTCTTTTGCTTCTGGATACTACCTCTCAATCAGCTATACCTAATTTAATTGCATTTTTGCGTTGTCGTGCTGTCAAAGCGGGCATGTAAGGTGTAAATGGTGTGAAAAAAGCTGCTTGTTACTAAAGCGTAGTTATTACCTGAGTTTGTATATAGCGAGTAGATAGATACAAGATACTTTAAAGAAGCTGGTTTGTTTGGAACAGAAGATGCACTCATAACCAGCACTGGACTTAAAGTAATGGGTGGTCTGCGAGGTAGACATGACAGCTAAATTACTCAACAAGCAGACAAGCGGATATTTACCGGACTTAAATGTGCTAATCGAACCATGGTTGCATTGGTA
The DNA window shown above is from Alteromonadaceae bacterium 2753L.S.0a.02 and carries:
- a CDS encoding outer membrane protein insertion porin family — encoded protein: MLTFYIPMKRILLFLSLTFSTASALSQEFEVADIRLEGLQRVSASPVFAAMPVQVGDSIDSENVRQIIRDLFATGFFTNVQVAREGNVLIVILQERPSIKKIEIEGNKAIKTEQLTDVMDENKLKEGEILQQDLLQAITRELERQYVGRARYGASVEAKVEDLPNNMVSLTIEVDEGKPAKIKHLNIVGNTVFSDKELRRQFDLTTSKWNSFFTSSDQYAREKLTGDIEKLESFYLDRGYLDFEVLSSQVSISPDKTQVFITLNINEGEIYTVKSIDIAGDPIIPEERMRRLVLLREGRTFSQRDMTDTSEYLTTMMGNSGYTNAKVEGIPEKNPDDKTVDVTFFVDPGQRVYVRRVNFSGNTKTSDEVVRREMRQLESASASNAKIEQSKVRLERLGYFKTVEVETKDVPGTDDLIDVEYNLEEQPSGTIQASVGYAQTTKLNLSVSVQQNNWLGTGKQVSFGVNKNTYQTMYSYSYTDPYFTPDGVSRGFSAFYRTRDYEKINVSRYSTDAYGGDVTFGYPISEISRLGFGFGIIHQDIRTGASAPQEIISSPKIYYGTNYVSQSDWETGIAGSNGIPTSNGNYQEFQFPVYQLTEDMLIGSYPGFIDLYGDTFTSGTLKLNWSRMTLNRGILATRGSMQRLSAESTFPGSEMEYYKLTYTGSIYFPLGNDFTLRFKTRLGYGDGFGSMDELPFFENYYAGGFGSVRGFQRSTLGPRGTPSISYDVARARHTGWEDLNRDGLPYSSGIYPQVPELGGGAYVRCDDPTSPTIRQAFGGARVICEPGKIMAVETGYPTSIGGNILTEFSTELILPIPFIEDTSQMQLVAFVDAGNAFSGYCRDDPYDRLNCHEPDINRLSSAYGLGFTWISGFGPMTFSYALPLHRNERDEVEYFQFSFGTGF
- a CDS encoding outer membrane protein, translating into MTIKQLLAGVTFTLMAAAASADHVAIFDPQGAVLQTKRAAKVMDTLKKNEEYTALTTQVESLQADLKAMAKEQETKGMTWSQEQSMEHRKKMEYVQADLQLAVKKLQAENSAVMNRLMQESQQNLREILSKLVQTDGIDIVIPAQGVIYANPKSDITAKVAAELDKLDK
- a CDS encoding UDP-3-O-[3-hydroxymyristoyl] glucosamine N-acyltransferase, with product MSSDSNQTLEALANFLGCNYEGDGAYHVDNIASLESACSTDVTFVAQEKYLKQLADCRAGIVVLKPEHNNEFSGNKLLVSDPYSAYARLSSLFDPRTKTSPGIHPSAIVDSSATLGEGVAVAANCVIGANANIGAGTELGIGCVVAANTRIGADCLLHANVTLYEHVMAGDRVIIHSGAVIGSDGFGFAPSKEHGWVKIHQLARVIIGNDVEIGSNSSIDRGALHDTVIENGVIIDNLVHIAHGVCIGENTAIAACVGIAGSTTVGKNCTIAGAVGITGHINIADNTHFLGGTIVSKGNTEPGVFGSAPRLQSAREWRRNAVRYTQLDDLAERIKKLEKSTK
- a CDS encoding 3-hydroxyacyl-[acyl-carrier-protein] dehydratase, translated to MSDILEIRKYLPHRYPFLLIDRVVDFVPHESIVAYKNVSINEEVFQGHFPDFPVFPGVLLVEAMAQACGILGFKSLNKTPAEGSIYLFAGIDNVRFKRQVVPGDRVYFECKVVSAKRGIWKFDCVAKVDDQLVTSATIMCADRPVG
- a CDS encoding acyl-[acyl-carrier-protein]--UDP-N-acetylglucosamine O-acyltransferase — translated: MSEPLISEHALIHPTAKLGEGVKVGPFTTIGPDVVIADGTEINSHVVVKGPTWIGKNNKIFQYSTIGEDTPDLKYKGEPTRLVIGDNNTIREGVTIHRGTIQDRNETTIGDNNLIMAYVHIGHDSVVGNNCIFVNNASLAGHVWVGDWAILSGYVLVHQFCHIGEHSFAGMAAGVAKDIPAYVMVTGAPASARSINLEGLKRRGFSKEDMATLTRAFKTIYRRGLTLEEALAELESQAPDAPCLTPLIESLKSSTRGIVR
- a CDS encoding lipid-A-disaccharide synthase; this translates as MAATAIQDSLNIQRVGIVVGESSGDTLGAGLMRELKAQFPDCKFEGVGGPKMLAEGFDSLFKMDRLAVMGLFEPLKRLPELLRMRRDLREHFIANPPDVFIGIDAPDFNLTLEQRIREAGVTTAHYVSPSVWAWRQKRVFKVAKAVDLMLTLFPFEARFYEEHNIPVRFVGHTLADQIEMRVDAEQARSELGLTQTHKTFVALLPGSRAAEVRMLGRTFCEAAQLCLQQRGDLHFLIPAANAKRYAQLQQLLREFPELPVTLFQQHSHQVMAASDALIIASGTTALEAMLLKRPMVIAYRLAKLTYMIVSRMVKVRFFGLPNLLAGRQLVPELLQEGANPESISQELMKYLSDRSAAAALISEFDAMHESLRKNADHAAAMAICELVARKKGVFFYEEPVGD
- a CDS encoding RNase HII, coding for MIKLSAGVDEVGRGPLAGKVVAAAVILPENHNIVGLADSKKLSEKKRDKLFDEIKMHAISWNIASATVEEIDEINILHASLLAMKRAVENLSVQPEYVLVDGNRLPQWNYESEAVVKGDSKVESISAASILAKVTRDREMVMLDAKYPGYGFSGHKGYPTKLHLDALNRLGPCEIHRRSFGPVRELLSQKELF